The Hujiaoplasma nucleasis DNA window CATTTCTTCATTAATAACTTGGTAATAACCAGCTGCGTTTTCTATTTCTCTTTGATCAAAATTCCAATTGTTATTTAATTGAGTAAAATCACCATTAGGAACCAAGTTACTATTAAAGACTGATAAATATCCATACATTCCATCAATATTGCCATCTGTAAACTCTAAGAGGACATAATAATTAGCATCTTGTGTTAAACCACTAATATATATCCAAGATGGATCTAAATCATCTATATTTGGATATATCTCAACAAATCCATTATCAAGACTAAAGACCCTAACATTTTGTAAAGAACTATAGTAATTATCCCTATAGTATATTTCAAATTGTAATGCATCAAAGTTTTCATGGACTTGATAGTATTCAATAATACTATAGGTAAATAGATTAGATTCGATGACCTGATCATAGTCATTACCATTATTATAATATCCTCGAACTATGAGTTGGTAATCCCCTAAAGATATTTCTTGCCCATTTGCATTAAAACCATTAAAGTTAGGTATCAATTGGTCAATGATTAAGTCTTCATTTGATAAAACAATATCCACATGACCCACCACATCTTCATATGAAAGAATATCATCATTATACATTTGTAGGGTGTAAGTGAAATATTCATATTTAGGATTAGTAAAACCATCAATATTAAATGATAATGATGTTGTAGAAGCATCCCATAAGCCAATATTAATTAATTGACTATTGGCATTAGATAGATAACCATACAATCCATCAATATTACCATCCGCAAATTCTAAGAAGACATAATATGTAGCGTCTTGTGTTAAACCATCGATGAATATCCAAGATGGATCTGAATCATTGATACTTGGGTAAATCTCAGTATATCCATTATCAACACTAAAGACTCTAACGTTTAGTAAACTACTATCATAATTATCTCTATAGTAAACTTCAAATTGTAACTCATCGATGTTTTCATGAACCTGATAGTTTTCAACAATACTATAGGTCATAAAATTAGATTCAATGACCTCATCATAGTCATTACCATTATTATAGTAACCTCTAACAATGAGTTGATAGTCTCCTAAAGATATATACTGTCCACTAGCATCAAAACCATTAAAACTAGGTTTCAATTGGTCAATAAGCAAGTTTTCATTTAATAAATCAATTTCAACATGACCCAAGACATTCTCATAAGCACTTGAATCATCATTGAACATTTGTAAGGTGTAAGTAAAATATTCGTATTTAGGATTGGTAAAACCATCTATATGGAAATATAAGGAACTTGTAGACATATCCCAAAGTTCAATATCAATCATATCAACTTCAACACCATTAATTACTTCTATTTCACCGTTTAAAGCTGATTCTATGGCATTGAATGACCAATACTCTCTTCGTAAAGTTCCTAAATGATCCGTATATTCAACCAATATTTCAGGGATTGTTGTATCGATACCCCAGTTAAGTTGGAAACCTAAACGGTTATCAGATGAAAATACCCCTAAGAAAGAAGCCGCATCCAATAAATTCCCTTGAATACCACCCACAGCTAAATCAAAGTCACCCGTAAACATATGATTATAATAGATATCAGGGAACCCTATACCTTGTACATTGACTTGTATTCTAGTAAAGTATGTATTGGATACAAAGTTAGTTTCAAAAGCATTCTTTATAAAATCACCTAAATCAAGATTATATGGATTGGTATTCATCACATATAAGTCTAATTCAATAATATGCCATTGATTTGATGTTCCAGGTGTATATACACCTTGATCAATCAAGTTTTCTAAGGCCTGATCAAATAAGACAGAAGCTAAGCCAGGATTATAGAATGGCATTAAGTTGTTACCAACAGATAAACCTTGGTTTGTATACCTATAAGTGATTCCGTCTTCGATAGTCACATAATATGCTGTTGTGAAAGGATAATATCCTGGTAGACCTCTTAAAACAGATTGATCTACCAAGGCTTGCCTATCTAAAGCATGATACATAGCTAGTTTAAAATCAACTTGACCTAAAATAGGTTCAGGTAGCCATGATGAACCTGGGAATAGACTTTGTTGACTTGCTAAATCACCAGTCCCATTGATATTTAAAGTGAAGGTTGAACCTGTTGGGGTTTGATAGAAATGAGGATCATTTCTATAATTAATGATTTCAGTCGCCGGTACATTTACCTTATCCAAATAACCATTAACAAATGCATTAAAGATATTATTAGGATCAGGAATAATCATAACTTGATATCCTGTGTAATGATATTTGTTTGGACTATGGAAATTAGGGTTTTTAACCATGTGAATGGCAGTACCAGTCACATAGTTATCTATCATATAAGGTCCACAATAAGCCACTGAATCAGGACTAGACCCATAAGCAGAACCTAATAAATTAAAGAGGTCTACATGAATAGGCGTAAAATCAGATATATTTAATAAATATTTGACATCCCATGCAGAAATTTCTTTAGAAAAAGCAATTTCAATGGTTAAAGGATCAATGACTGTCATAGATATAAGTCCATATTCACTATCCACTAAGTAATAAGACCCTGACCACCCTTCTTGTATACCTAAATTAAAGGTATCCACAAAATCATAGGCATTAATGATTTGATGGTCGACAGGTAATCCTGAAATATCTGTTTGAGGATGATAAGTCCATATTAAATTTGATTTAATAGGTACTTGCCATAGATTAGAAAGAACCTTACCATAGATGTTTGTTTGAGGATTGATTGCTAGTGGGTCTCCATCAGCCAATGAAGGGTTTAAATGAAGACTTTGACCTAGAGTATCATATTCAAACTCATATAAAGAATCTATATAATAAGTCCTTAATTGATTATCATCTGCCATTTCTCTTGTATACATCGGATTGAATGATTGAGGATCTCTTGCTAGATAAGTTCTAAATGTATAGTCACCTACCTGACCATAATGACCATCATACATTAATAAAGTTGAATCATCACTTGTGAGTGAAGCATATAAATCACCATATTGCATTAAAGGTGAATATATTTGACTAGGAAGATCAACCCTAGATGAATAAATGATCGGATTGGCATTGACATATAAAGGTATACCACCGGTCATGGTATTCATCAACCATTGTTCAGCCGCAGCCATAAAATCTAACCTTAAGGCTTGATTGGCTTGTGAGAAGTCATAGATACCATTGGCGTAGGTTGTGACTAGATTAGAGACGGTAAAGTCTATTGAAAGACTATCAGATAAACCATGAGAATCTTCTACATAGTAATTGATGGTATAAGTGCCTTCAATGGTCATATCAACATTGCCACCATAAGTTATGGATGAAGATATATCTCCATCCTCATAATCTGTAGCTGATACATAAGCCATTGGATCAAAAATTGAATTCAATAATAGACTGGTATTAAAAGTATCTTGAAGCAGTTTTGGTGCTTGATTAAAATATCCATAGACTTGTAAATCATAAGCAGGCATATGTGTTAAGTTTAAAGGTGTGGTATAGGTATCATCCATATACCAATCCATAAAGGTAAAGTTTGGATAACCATATAAGGATCCTTTTTCGTATCCACTTAAGTCCAATATTTCACCTTCAACAAGGCTAATTTGATCATAATAGACACCATTGCCATAAATACTTAAGTTATAGGCTTGACTATAAGTTGCTTTTAGTGTTGGGTTTGGATTTTGTTCTAAAGCTTCAAAGTCAATATTCCATTCTTTAAAGACCATATCCCCTTCATTAGGTAGGTTCGGTAATACAAGGGTATCTTCAATGGTAAATCTAATCACATCAATGACTTGATTATTATAGTCTAATAAAGTCACTTCATAGACTTTAGGTATAAACCTAGCATATAAAGTTATATCCTTATAAACCAAATC harbors:
- a CDS encoding ABC transporter substrate-binding protein; the protein is MRRLFKFMLFILATLTLIGCDGLDIPSGLTTNGLTNEPTTLAGQETTLEQITTMEEQTNVPTTIEVTTEIPTTIEVPTEIPTEVPTTVEVTSGEETSEDDLVKQLTYIYNLAVEAQAFTGTYEEWLETVRGPQGLPGQDGREIIIRVDNYVLQWQYLGETTWINLLDLKLLVPDVNYVVGLDINDLGELIFKYSDDSEVNLGPILTIYSVVFKDYNNYIIDIQLVMAGHSAVAPETPHRIGYDFTGWSEDFSYISANTIIYPTYMIHQFQVDFVAEEEIPSVFVDYGQMIELPIPSKFAYEFIGWFTGEGVSDRQFYNDDLVYKDITLYARFIPKVYEVTLLDYNNQVIDVIRFTIEDTLVLPNLPNEGDMVFKEWNIDFEALEQNPNPTLKATYSQAYNLSIYGNGVYYDQISLVEGEILDLSGYEKGSLYGYPNFTFMDWYMDDTYTTPLNLTHMPAYDLQVYGYFNQAPKLLQDTFNTSLLLNSIFDPMAYVSATDYEDGDISSSITYGGNVDMTIEGTYTINYYVEDSHGLSDSLSIDFTVSNLVTTYANGIYDFSQANQALRLDFMAAAEQWLMNTMTGGIPLYVNANPIIYSSRVDLPSQIYSPLMQYGDLYASLTSDDSTLLMYDGHYGQVGDYTFRTYLARDPQSFNPMYTREMADDNQLRTYYIDSLYEFEYDTLGQSLHLNPSLADGDPLAINPQTNIYGKVLSNLWQVPIKSNLIWTYHPQTDISGLPVDHQIINAYDFVDTFNLGIQEGWSGSYYLVDSEYGLISMTVIDPLTIEIAFSKEISAWDVKYLLNISDFTPIHVDLFNLLGSAYGSSPDSVAYCGPYMIDNYVTGTAIHMVKNPNFHSPNKYHYTGYQVMIIPDPNNIFNAFVNGYLDKVNVPATEIINYRNDPHFYQTPTGSTFTLNINGTGDLASQQSLFPGSSWLPEPILGQVDFKLAMYHALDRQALVDQSVLRGLPGYYPFTTAYYVTIEDGITYRYTNQGLSVGNNLMPFYNPGLASVLFDQALENLIDQGVYTPGTSNQWHIIELDLYVMNTNPYNLDLGDFIKNAFETNFVSNTYFTRIQVNVQGIGFPDIYYNHMFTGDFDLAVGGIQGNLLDAASFLGVFSSDNRLGFQLNWGIDTTIPEILVEYTDHLGTLRREYWSFNAIESALNGEIEVINGVEVDMIDIELWDMSTSSLYFHIDGFTNPKYEYFTYTLQMFNDDSSAYENVLGHVEIDLLNENLLIDQLKPSFNGFDASGQYISLGDYQLIVRGYYNNGNDYDEVIESNFMTYSIVENYQVHENIDELQFEVYYRDNYDSSLLNVRVFSVDNGYTEIYPSINDSDPSWIFIDGLTQDATYYVFLEFADGNIDGLYGYLSNANSQLINIGLWDASTTSLSFNIDGFTNPKYEYFTYTLQMYNDDILSYEDVVGHVDIVLSNEDLIIDQLIPNFNGFNANGQEISLGDYQLIVRGYYNNGNDYDQVIESNLFTYSIIEYYQVHENFDALQFEIYYRDNYYSSLQNVRVFSLDNGFVEIYPNIDDLDPSWIYISGLTQDANYYVLLEFTDGNIDGMYGYLSVFNSNLVPNGDFTQLNNNWNFDQREIENAAGYYQVINEEMLVTITKPSQGESGPILFSDAIWMIHGASYEITFSAKADTPRTIRVALGYIDTVNIIIYSPELFYFDLSDQYQSFSFTYNMNVSDRALSILFFQGTINGDEGANVIYYDDIQMIPVPRSTDLDPPIIYGLQDYIIELGSYFNPLDNIYVYDSHEGWINNSNLNITNNVDINTPGFYDVIYYVEDSLGNYTEETIQVEVLEFFFAPTGKIIDGDFTNTTTIIPFVQDTPENGNADITGPGIWYYYEGTWDNAYATFSVTNGEAQIDVTSSGTFGWSIMLMQNGIELVQGQSYQLSFDAYALIPRDIRISLTDAYAEDFMLDTVKQTYSYSFTFYEPTDLVRLQFWLALTDHFAATSIFIDNVVLSELTTSNN